Below is a window of Salvelinus alpinus chromosome 5, SLU_Salpinus.1, whole genome shotgun sequence DNA.
acaaaagtagaattaagacatccgggataaatgactcagctgagctcaatgaagccaaaacatgtgcgtccaggcttaattggttgcacaaagaccaagccaggatgagcagacacggattcattaagccaggtgaaaccaatcctggataggtgcgcgctcacggctcactcaaatagaccccgccacagatcacagattaactgatttaccatggcaactagagccgcgtacttttccccgtcggaagcacaaatcctcatggaggcatacgaggaggtaaaagatataattaagaagaaaggcaacaccgccacagtgataaagcaaagagaaaaagcgtggcaaagtattgcagaccgcctgaatgcgtaagtagtgcacaattacacactcaccgctccgctgaaacatcacaattacaattcaaatatttaattcacatctccaaaaatgcagttgtactgtaattatgaaacggttaaatttttaattgaaatgcactgcagatatgagtgaaattgtgtaaagtaactccatcacactgtataaagctatgataaattttttgatatttttactgaaaacaagacaaaaataccaagtaattttttgcagtgtgactccattaaatgtgtgtgtgtgtgtgtgtgtgtgtgtgtgtagattaaacatgaacgggccaaaacggacatggcagcaggtcaaaatcaaatacaagaacattctgcagaatggtatggtccctgactaatatttaacaaagcacaagcatatattgtacccagaaggtgcctgctcacacattgtctgtactgttttagcagtgaaaaagaatacccacagacaaggcacgggtggtgggtcaccaaaggctgaccttaccccagcagaggacatggccttggagctaaataaaggcaggcccgtcttagaggggatccctggggggaaagagacgagcataggttcctcccaagatgccacccgcttcattcaaggtatgtccttccatctctacatgggatacaaccacattcatattgaatcaatttggactgtctgactttggtttacctattgccttgcagtgtctggcagcactgtgttcctgttagagccaccagcacaagcaccagacgatgctgatccagtgagtactccatcaaaggcatactgtaggcctggcatgtcttgtctactagcttcaatatgaatccgattaaatgtgatagggtgaaggccccagtgcagcagcaacagcacatgatggagacgatgaggaggagaccatctctctggattccagaaggcatgaggtatcatgttaagactgtgaaagtactatttactctacaatggtgaggagtcctcatcaaaatcaaaaaatctaatttcttttacaggacccagatgctatacagtgggaaaaccagcctggcaacatagtgcgtattaataaaaggacaccacatcctgccaaattccagctgcgctaattgtattgtgttcacagagctcacaagctatcagaaagttgtatggcaaccacctccggcgccaaatagaactggcagacatagacattcagtacaagaagaaaaatatggaaaatcttgcactggagtccgaaataaaaaagaggacaattaggaaactggaccttgaaataaaaaaacttgagagggaggtgagatatgccttcaatgtacactgtatgctaactgtaacacaaatgtattaatcattatttttctttcctcccccagctccaagaagatgacacagctcaaaataaaaattaggtatattctcgtaaagtcaagtgagccatgacatatgagctcttattgtgagcacacaggacggtggcatctttctaaggttttttttattttcccagcaatcagtacaaccaagtcatcgttataaggcatcgccctcttttgcccacccccccagcaccaggtgtggccactagcctatatgaaggcccaaaattgtgtgttcctttctgctctgacaatggcatgcccattcgtgcgagatgtggtggatgaagaagcacttgtgctgaggagagccttcaggcgagaaagggtcttcagggaccggttggacccactggccttccctgatgaccatctatatgaaagatacaggttttctgcagatggcatcaggtatctatgcagactactgggtcccaggattaagcaccgcactgcacggagccatgcactgagtgtggagcaaatggtttgtgtggccttgcgcttttttgctagtggagccttcctgtactcagtgggggatgcagaacagctgaacaaggccacaatttgccgcacaataaggagtgtgtgtctggctatcaaagcattagcagatgtcttcatctccttccctggccacagaagactctgtgacatcaaagaggagttctataggattgcaggtaagaggatctacaaattacaggacaactgttaacacatagtaggatactcattactttgtgtgacaggtttccccaatgtcattggtgcagtggactgcacacacataaggataaaagccccctcaggtgcccatgaggccgattttgtgaataggaaatcctttcacagcattaatgttcaggtgaacataactttttgatattgtccattgacgaacactctgcattgccagtgatgtgcattgattggtgtaatattcctcatcttatgatttcagatggtctgcaatgctgactgtgtgatcagcaatgttgtggcaaaatggcctggctcagtcc
It encodes the following:
- the LOC139576360 gene encoding myb/SANT-like DNA-binding domain-containing protein 4 isoform X2; this encodes MATRAAYFSPSEAQILMEAYEEVKDIIKKKGNTATVIKQREKAWQSIADRLNALNMNGPKRTWQQVKIKYKNILQNAVKKNTHRQGTGGGSPKADLTPAEDMALELNKGRPVLEGIPGGKETSIGSSQDATRFIQVSGSTVFLLEPPAQAPDDADPGEGPSAAATAHDGDDEEETISLDSRRHEDPDAIQWENQPGNISSQAIRKLYGNHLRRQIELADIDIQYKKKNMENLALESEIKKRTIRKLDLEIKKLEREVRYAFNVHCMLTVTQMY
- the LOC139576360 gene encoding myb/SANT-like DNA-binding domain-containing protein 4 isoform X3 — encoded protein: MATRAAYFSPSEAQILMEAYEEVKDIIKKKGNTATVIKQREKAWQSIADRLNALNMNGPKRTWQQVKIKYKNILQNAVKKNTHRQGTGGGSPKADLTPAEDMALELNKGRPVLEGIPGGKETSIGSSQDATRFIQVSGSTVFLLEPPAQAPDDADPGEGPSAAATAHDGDDEEETISLDSRRHEDPDAIQWENQPGNISSQAIRKLYGNHLRRQIELADIDIQYKKKNMENLALESEIKKRTIRKLDLEIKKLERELQEDDTAQNKN
- the LOC139576360 gene encoding putative nuclease HARBI1 isoform X1; translation: MKAQNCVFLSALTMACPFVRDVVDEEALVLRRAFRRERVFRDRLDPLAFPDDHLYERYRFSADGIRYLCRLLGPRIKHRTARSHALSVEQMVCVALRFFASGAFLYSVGDAEQLNKATICRTIRSVCLAIKALADVFISFPGHRRLCDIKEEFYRIAGFPNVIGAVDCTHIRIKAPSGAHEADFVNRKSFHSINVQMVCNADCVISNVVAKWPGSVHDSRIFRASEIYQCLSQGEFSGVLLGDRGYGCQPFLLTPFTDPQEAQQAYNHAHARTRARVEMTFGLLKARFHCLHKLRVSPVRACDITVACAVLHNVACLRKERAPRVPPAMDWDNPAIFPDDDSGRLLRDQYVLNYFS